Proteins from a genomic interval of Candidatus Woesearchaeota archaeon:
- a CDS encoding Fic family protein, giving the protein MVNLRIRTVKGKTYYYLEHTIREGKRFRNKRKYLGSEEPKNTALIKEKFMHELFLEKFNENLESIQKKFSEDFSTYPPSAREQHIESFMIRFTYNTNRIEGSTLSLKETADLLQQHITPRNKPLEDVKEAEAHRKVFYEMLDSKKDLSLSTVLYWHKLLLQDTKPDIAGVIRKHQVAIARSKVELPFPAELDILLHDFCSWYHKNKSKLNPVVLASLVHLKFVTIHPFSDGNGRISRLMMNFVLHKHSYPMLNIEYTNRNSYYNALERSQTKNKDYIFVQSLVKRYLKMYYRYAK; this is encoded by the coding sequence ATGGTGAACCTGAGGATAAGAACAGTTAAAGGTAAGACTTATTATTATCTCGAACACACCATCAGAGAAGGTAAGAGATTTAGGAACAAAAGAAAGTATCTTGGTTCTGAAGAGCCTAAGAATACAGCATTAATTAAAGAAAAATTCATGCACGAGCTATTCTTAGAGAAATTTAACGAAAATCTTGAGAGTATTCAGAAGAAATTTAGCGAGGATTTCTCTACCTATCCCCCTTCTGCGAGAGAACAGCACATTGAATCATTTATGATTAGATTTACGTATAACACCAACAGAATAGAGGGTAGTACACTGTCGTTGAAAGAAACGGCTGATTTGTTACAGCAACACATAACGCCCAGAAATAAGCCTCTAGAGGATGTGAAAGAAGCAGAAGCTCATAGGAAAGTTTTCTATGAAATGCTAGACTCTAAGAAAGATTTAAGTCTGTCTACGGTACTTTATTGGCACAAGCTACTTTTACAAGACACCAAGCCTGATATTGCAGGGGTAATAAGAAAGCATCAAGTAGCTATTGCTCGAAGCAAAGTAGAACTACCATTCCCAGCAGAGCTTGATATTTTGCTCCATGATTTTTGTAGCTGGTACCATAAAAATAAAAGTAAACTAAACCCCGTAGTCTTGGCTTCGTTGGTTCATTTGAAATTTGTAACTATCCATCCATTTAGCGATGGTAATGGAAGAATTTCAAGATTAATGATGAATTTTGTATTGCATAAGCACAGCTATCCGATGTTAAACATTGAGTATACAAACCGAAACAGTTATTATAACGCTCTCGAGAGAAGCCAGACGAAGAACAAAGACTATATTTTTGTACAATCTTTAGTAAAGAGATATTTGAAAATGTATTATAGATATGCCAAGTGA
- a CDS encoding type II toxin-antitoxin system RelE/ParE family toxin encodes MSYEVILTDSFLKDVKKLKNKPLEEQVLYKLQELEESPERNKKLQYELKDYYRIRVGKLRILYTIQGNRVYVEVLVRGHKYEEV; translated from the coding sequence ATGAGTTATGAAGTTATATTAACCGACTCTTTCTTAAAGGATGTGAAAAAATTAAAGAATAAACCACTTGAAGAGCAGGTTCTCTACAAATTACAGGAACTTGAGGAGAGTCCAGAAAGAAACAAGAAACTACAATACGAATTGAAGGATTATTATAGAATAAGAGTAGGAAAACTTCGAATTCTTTACACCATTCAAGGCAATAGAGTTTATGTTGAAGTTCTCGTCAGAGGACATAAGTACGAAGAGGTATAG
- a CDS encoding Kae1-associated serine/threonine protein kinase — MKIISQGAEAVLLQEKDAIVKERRPKQYRLPELDDVLRKQRTRREAKVMETLTLLKIPCPRLLAIDDKGRCVTMENIKGSTLSDVLESAPYMQLFTTIGKYVGLMHANHIIHGDLTTSNIMLTPEKEIVFVDFGLSFFSTKREDKAVDLHLLQQALASKHYTIADACWSAFCKGYSSSPDHKAILQRLAHVQQRGRNKAKH, encoded by the coding sequence ATGAAAATCATCTCTCAAGGGGCTGAGGCAGTTCTCTTACAAGAAAAGGATGCCATTGTCAAGGAGCGAAGACCCAAGCAATACCGTCTTCCTGAACTGGATGATGTCTTAAGAAAACAACGGACACGGAGAGAGGCAAAGGTCATGGAAACATTAACACTGCTCAAGATCCCCTGTCCTCGTTTACTGGCCATCGATGATAAAGGGAGGTGTGTCACCATGGAAAATATTAAGGGAAGTACCTTAAGCGATGTCCTTGAGTCCGCTCCGTATATGCAGCTCTTCACAACCATCGGAAAGTACGTTGGACTCATGCATGCCAACCATATCATCCATGGAGATCTTACCACCTCAAATATTATGCTTACCCCAGAAAAGGAGATTGTGTTTGTTGATTTTGGATTAAGCTTTTTTTCAACCAAAAGAGAGGATAAAGCTGTAGACCTCCATCTCTTACAACAGGCATTGGCAAGTAAACATTATACTATTGCAGATGCATGCTGGTCTGCATTTTGTAAAGGCTATAGCTCATCGCCTGACCACAAGGCGATCTTACAACGATTAGCACACGTTCAACAACGGGGAAGGAATAAAGCAAAACATTAG
- the metG gene encoding methionine--tRNA ligase yields the protein MTTRSSRPLKPARKGTPLIVTSALPYANGSIHVGHLVEYIQTDIFVRFLRSTGEPVVYCCADDTHGAPIAIKADELKITPEELIARMGEEHQRDFQAFHIQFDSYYTTHSPENKYFSDLIFTRLKERGYIYTKDVEVTFCPYCQRNLPDRYVKGTCPKCKAPDQYGDVCEHCHATYTTVDLLEPYCVICKQKPTRKISSHYFFKLSAFSQQLNDWLTTNKRLQPEIIHYVQNWIHEGLQDWDCSRDGPYFGFLIPGEKDKYYYVWLDAPIGYIASYAHARHKKTQEAEQGWNNSRIIHFIGKDIIYFHFLFWPAMLMGAGFQLPEQIIVHGFLMVNDQKMSKSRGTFFTAREFLERYPAEYLRFYYARVLSKKMADINLDFADVEQSINTELVANIANFCYRVLHFCQHSLGGNIGTVHFSEELATKREDNLKKITESYAEVNLNDTLKGILHFSALGNKYFQEQEPWKQMKTDKEKTQEVITNAVNLVKDLSILVQPILPVFSQELQKQLRCGVLTWQDLATKLEHHQIGEVKVLIQKIQPSSTSSSQSSSPTSQPPASQDPFANLDLRVATILKVDDHPKADKLYVLQINLGSEKRQLVAGIKTAYTKEELLGKNIVVIANLKPAMLRGVESQGMLLAGEDNEGNLGIVTVSHTTPGTSIFVEGISQKPATEVTLDLFTKVALTVKNATVHYNGKPLKAGTEICHVEHVKDGARIR from the coding sequence ATGACAACAAGATCATCACGTCCCTTAAAACCAGCACGAAAAGGAACGCCTCTTATTGTAACGAGCGCCTTGCCCTATGCAAATGGAAGTATCCATGTTGGTCATTTAGTTGAGTACATCCAGACTGACATCTTTGTCCGATTTTTACGGAGTACAGGAGAACCAGTTGTCTATTGCTGTGCTGATGATACCCATGGAGCACCTATTGCCATTAAGGCAGATGAATTAAAGATCACGCCAGAAGAACTTATTGCTCGCATGGGAGAAGAGCATCAACGGGATTTTCAGGCATTTCACATTCAATTTGATTCCTACTATACTACCCATTCTCCTGAAAACAAGTACTTTAGCGATCTTATTTTTACCCGGTTAAAAGAAAGAGGGTATATCTACACAAAAGATGTAGAAGTAACCTTCTGTCCCTATTGCCAACGAAACTTGCCTGACAGGTATGTCAAGGGAACCTGTCCTAAATGTAAAGCCCCTGACCAGTACGGAGATGTTTGCGAGCATTGCCATGCAACCTACACAACCGTTGATCTCCTTGAGCCTTACTGTGTGATCTGCAAACAAAAACCTACACGAAAGATATCATCCCATTACTTCTTCAAGCTGAGTGCATTTTCACAACAACTCAATGATTGGCTCACCACTAATAAGAGACTCCAGCCAGAGATTATCCATTATGTGCAGAATTGGATTCATGAAGGATTACAGGATTGGGATTGCAGCAGAGATGGACCTTATTTTGGATTTCTTATCCCTGGCGAGAAAGACAAATATTACTATGTCTGGCTTGATGCCCCTATTGGTTATATTGCATCCTATGCCCATGCCAGACACAAAAAGACCCAAGAAGCTGAGCAAGGATGGAACAACTCACGGATTATCCATTTCATCGGCAAAGACATCATCTACTTCCACTTTTTATTCTGGCCAGCCATGCTGATGGGAGCTGGATTTCAGTTACCAGAGCAAATCATTGTGCATGGCTTTTTGATGGTCAATGACCAAAAGATGTCGAAGTCACGGGGGACGTTTTTTACTGCTCGTGAATTCCTTGAGCGATATCCTGCTGAATATTTACGCTTTTATTATGCACGAGTACTCAGCAAGAAAATGGCAGATATCAATCTTGATTTTGCTGATGTTGAACAGAGTATAAATACCGAGCTTGTCGCCAACATTGCAAATTTTTGTTATCGAGTATTGCATTTCTGTCAGCATTCGCTTGGAGGAAACATAGGAACGGTTCATTTCTCCGAAGAACTGGCAACGAAAAGAGAAGATAACCTCAAAAAAATTACTGAGAGCTATGCAGAAGTAAACCTCAATGATACTCTTAAAGGAATTCTGCATTTCAGTGCCCTTGGTAATAAATATTTTCAGGAGCAAGAGCCATGGAAGCAGATGAAAACAGATAAGGAAAAAACGCAAGAGGTTATTACGAATGCGGTTAACCTGGTGAAGGATCTGAGCATTCTCGTACAGCCGATCTTGCCGGTATTTTCTCAAGAACTTCAAAAACAGTTGAGATGTGGAGTGCTTACCTGGCAGGATCTTGCAACAAAACTTGAACACCATCAGATAGGAGAGGTTAAGGTTCTTATCCAAAAGATACAACCGTCGTCGACATCGTCATCACAATCTTCATCTCCTACCTCTCAACCGCCTGCATCACAAGATCCCTTTGCTAACCTTGATCTTCGTGTTGCTACGATTTTAAAGGTCGACGATCATCCAAAGGCAGATAAGCTCTATGTATTACAGATTAATCTTGGTTCAGAAAAACGACAACTTGTTGCGGGCATTAAAACTGCCTACACCAAAGAAGAGCTTTTGGGAAAGAACATTGTTGTTATCGCGAACTTGAAGCCTGCAATGCTTCGAGGGGTGGAAAGCCAAGGAATGCTGTTAGCAGGAGAAGACAACGAAGGAAATCTTGGTATCGTGACTGTTAGTCATACAACACCCGGTACAAGTATCTTTGTTGAAGGAATTTCTCAGAAACCTGCAACAGAAGTAACGCTTGACTTGTTCACCAAGGTAGCCTTAACCGTGAAGAACGCTACGGTGCACTATAACGGAAAGCCCCTGAAAGCAGGCACAGAGATCTGTCATGTTGAACACGTGAAGGATGGAGCACGCATTCGTTAA
- a CDS encoding PQ-loop repeat-containing protein has product MTMLSVVAILGNILIIFSVLPQIYTQVKTKTRKGLSALMIWCWVIGNGFMLIYNIIEVRDFYNNILFTLNILTSVFMLYLYYFRSK; this is encoded by the coding sequence ATGACAATGCTCTCTGTTGTAGCAATTTTGGGAAATATTCTTATAATTTTTTCTGTATTACCACAAATCTACACTCAGGTTAAGACAAAAACCCGAAAAGGTTTAAGTGCTTTAATGATTTGGTGTTGGGTAATTGGAAATGGATTCATGTTGATATATAATATCATTGAGGTTAGAGATTTCTATAATAATATTCTATTTACACTAAATATATTAACTTCTGTATTTATGTTGTATCTTTATTATTTTAGGTCTAAATAG
- a CDS encoding helix-turn-helix domain-containing protein, which yields MWIMKIKLRHNCMMGNKCRAFHVELLAVPLDYYTEGNNVLYSRMATLFGNDQQIKNFMEALKHDPDVVKFDQQGNTLVLTSKKPVRERIPSSLLGRNVFLTKPVYHDPEGYEYYEVGSTVKNHLMTWIQEVKTEIHDLEIFKILKIEQVKCKDIYFPVFLPKLTDPQKRALNLAIVRGYYNYPRKVELRQLAGEAKCSLSTFREHLRRAEKKVMPDLLRTLIHENQPKP from the coding sequence ATGTGGATCATGAAGATCAAGCTCCGGCATAACTGTATGATGGGGAACAAATGCAGGGCGTTTCACGTTGAACTGCTCGCTGTTCCCCTTGATTATTATACCGAAGGGAACAACGTCCTGTATTCACGAATGGCAACCCTCTTTGGTAATGACCAGCAGATCAAGAATTTCATGGAAGCTCTCAAACATGACCCTGATGTCGTGAAGTTCGATCAGCAGGGAAATACCTTAGTGCTGACGAGCAAAAAGCCAGTCAGGGAACGGATACCTTCATCCCTATTAGGAAGGAATGTTTTTCTTACCAAACCGGTGTATCATGATCCAGAAGGCTATGAATATTATGAAGTGGGATCAACCGTCAAAAACCATCTCATGACGTGGATTCAAGAGGTAAAAACCGAAATTCATGACCTAGAGATCTTTAAGATCCTGAAAATCGAGCAGGTAAAGTGCAAGGACATCTACTTTCCGGTGTTTTTGCCCAAGCTGACTGATCCACAAAAGCGGGCATTAAATCTTGCTATTGTACGGGGCTATTATAATTATCCGCGAAAGGTTGAACTCAGACAGCTCGCGGGTGAGGCTAAATGCTCGCTTTCAACCTTCCGTGAACATCTGCGGAGAGCAGAAAAGAAAGTCATGCCCGATC
- a CDS encoding winged helix-turn-helix transcriptional regulator: protein MINTKQKILEFLKKADWPSTTEDIAAEVKVSWNTAQVHLLKMVHEGILKYKKVGRQNQFWLNESYEKYFKIVDKK from the coding sequence ATGATTAATACAAAACAAAAGATACTAGAATTTCTAAAAAAGGCAGATTGGCCTTCAACAACAGAAGACATAGCAGCAGAAGTTAAAGTATCTTGGAATACAGCACAAGTGCATCTTCTAAAAATGGTTCACGAAGGAATTCTAAAATATAAGAAAGTCGGAAGACAAAATCAGTTCTGGCTTAATGAAAGTTATGAGAAATACTTTAAGATAGTGGATAAAAAATGA
- a CDS encoding S-layer protein, whose amino-acid sequence MKLRSLYSLLSMVLALFFSSFLMPQVDGADLHDYPDLFFADGHFNGLLVVGDYANAADVVGVTYVALSLQAYSNTAINVEAVRLASEITNVSAQNLIVVGGPCINTVAAELMDYPVPCTKGFSQGMGSIQLYEHPNGNIAILVAGLEAIDTKRAALVLAKYDQYQISGTNVEVTTSTEPQILIR is encoded by the coding sequence ATGAAACTTCGCTCGCTGTATAGTCTGTTATCAATGGTTCTTGCACTCTTTTTCTCTAGTTTCCTCATGCCTCAGGTAGATGGGGCTGATCTTCATGATTATCCAGATCTTTTCTTTGCTGATGGTCATTTCAATGGGCTTTTGGTGGTTGGTGATTATGCCAATGCAGCAGATGTGGTAGGTGTTACCTATGTTGCGTTGAGCTTACAGGCATACAGCAACACTGCCATTAATGTAGAGGCTGTTCGTTTGGCCTCTGAAATAACCAATGTCAGTGCCCAAAATCTGATTGTGGTTGGCGGACCTTGTATTAATACCGTTGCAGCAGAACTAATGGATTATCCAGTTCCCTGTACCAAGGGCTTCAGTCAGGGAATGGGATCTATTCAGCTTTATGAGCATCCTAATGGAAATATTGCTATTCTTGTTGCAGGATTAGAAGCCATTGACACCAAGCGAGCAGCGCTTGTTCTGGCAAAGTACGATCAATACCAGATTTCTGGAACGAATGTTGAGGTCACGACAAGCACTGAACCACAGATTCTTATTCGGTAA
- a CDS encoding type II toxin-antitoxin system PemK/MazF family toxin: protein MPKPGDIVLAHVQFTDTFEIKKRPAVVLFSEFDNVVVAGITSNLEMKGILLTKKDGALKDSVIKLNYIFTVSTAMIEKVLFSLSSEKKKNIFDELVQRLHGLR from the coding sequence ATGCCTAAGCCAGGCGATATTGTTCTCGCTCATGTCCAGTTTACTGATACGTTTGAGATTAAAAAAAGACCTGCCGTAGTGCTGTTCAGCGAATTTGATAATGTAGTGGTCGCTGGTATCACCAGCAATCTTGAAATGAAAGGCATACTGTTGACAAAAAAGGATGGAGCTCTCAAGGATAGTGTCATTAAATTAAACTACATCTTTACTGTTTCGACTGCTATGATTGAAAAAGTATTATTTTCTCTATCGAGTGAAAAGAAAAAGAACATTTTTGATGAGTTAGTTCAGCGACTGCATGGGTTGCGGTAA
- a CDS encoding phage antirepressor protein, translating to MEEPAKDKALVVFQSKKIRRTWFKDEWHYSLVDIVQALTDSVNPTDYLKKLRKRDEELGGYLGTNCPHVEMLTETGKKRSVLAGNTKDVFRLIQSIPSKNAEPFKRWLAEVGKDRIDEIENPELAQERMKEIYSAKGYPQDWIDKRLRGIAIRQNLTDEWKERGIEEKRDFAILTAEISKATFGMTPTEYKKFKDLPKQSKANLRDHMNDLELIFTMLGERMTTELSQDEKPETFDKSKDVAKRGGKVAGNARIDAEKELGRPVTTRQNYLSITDKKKKLPHKSKELGTPYLL from the coding sequence ATGGAAGAGCCTGCCAAAGACAAAGCATTAGTGGTATTTCAGAGCAAGAAAATCCGAAGAACTTGGTTTAAAGATGAATGGCATTATTCTTTGGTTGATATAGTCCAAGCTTTAACAGATAGTGTTAACCCTACTGACTATCTAAAAAAATTACGTAAAAGAGATGAAGAGCTTGGAGGCTACCTAGGGACAAATTGTCCCCATGTAGAAATGCTGACTGAAACAGGTAAAAAGAGAAGCGTTCTTGCAGGAAATACAAAGGATGTTTTTCGGCTTATCCAGTCAATTCCAAGCAAAAATGCTGAACCATTCAAGAGATGGCTGGCAGAGGTAGGGAAAGACCGAATTGATGAAATAGAGAATCCTGAACTTGCACAGGAAAGAATGAAAGAGATTTACTCTGCAAAAGGATATCCTCAAGATTGGATTGATAAAAGGTTAAGGGGTATTGCAATAAGGCAAAATCTGACTGATGAATGGAAAGAAAGAGGCATTGAAGAAAAAAGAGATTTTGCTATTCTTACAGCAGAGATTTCTAAAGCCACATTCGGAATGACTCCAACTGAGTACAAAAAGTTCAAAGATCTGCCAAAACAATCAAAAGCCAATCTAAGAGATCACATGAATGATTTAGAGCTGATTTTTACAATGCTTGGTGAACGTATGACAACCGAACTTTCACAAGATGAAAAACCAGAAACTTTTGATAAGAGCAAAGATGTTGCCAAAAGAGGCGGAAAAGTCGCAGGAAATGCTAGGATAGATGCTGAAAAAGAATTGGGTCGTCCAGTAACAACTAGACAAAACTATCTTTCTATAACAGATAAGAAGAAGAAACTCCCCCATAAAAGTAAGGAATTAGGGACTCCTTATCTATTGTAA